The DNA segment TCACCGCCGCCGCCGCGTCCACGTCCAGTTTGCCGGTCGCGTAGTAGTCGAGAAAAAACAGCGGCTCGGCACCCTGCACCACGATATCGTTTACACACATGGCCACGAGATCGATGCCTACACCGGCGTGCCGGCCAGTTTCAATCGCCAGTCTCAGTTTGGTTCCAACTCCATCCGTGCCGGCCACCAGCACCGGCTGCCGAAAGCGCTCCAGGGGCAATTCAAACAGCGAGCCAAAGCCGCCGAGACCGGCCAGCACGCCAGGAACCCGGGTGCGTGACGCAATGGGCTTGATGCGCTCCACCAGTTGATTGCCGGCATGGATATCGACACCGGCGTCCTTGTAGCTGAGACCCTGATCGGGAGTCGTATTCAAAGGCGATTCCTCAAAACTGCGTATTGGGTTGGAAAGATGGACTCGCTACAATGGCGCGGGTCATCCTGAAGGCATTATTGTACAACGCCATCCCGCGCACTGCGGGCGGAATTGTCGGCAACCATCAGGATGCCGCATGCAGTTGACCCACCAGCAGGACCCTGCCGATGAAGTTGGAAGCTCGACACCTGCCGAACCTCATTTCGATGCTGCGCATCCTGCTGGTGGTTCCCGTGGTGCAGTTGCTGTTGGCCGGGCGCTATGCGTGGGCGCTGGGTCTGTTCGTCCTGGCTGGCGTTTCCGATGGCCTGGACGGGTTTCTGGCCAAGCGCTACGGCTGGCAGAGCCGGTTGGGATCTTTCCTCGATCCGGCTGCCGATAAACTGCTGCTGCTCTCCTGCTTTATCGTGGGCGGATGGCAGGGACTGATGCCGATCTGGCTGGTGGCCGCCGTGGTGCTGCGTGACCTGGTCATTGTCCTGGGTGCCTCGGCCTACTACCTGCTACTCGGCCCCTA comes from the Methyloterricola oryzae genome and includes:
- a CDS encoding CDP-alcohol phosphatidyltransferase family protein: MKLEARHLPNLISMLRILLVVPVVQLLLAGRYAWALGLFVLAGVSDGLDGFLAKRYGWQSRLGSFLDPAADKLLLLSCFIVGGWQGLMPIWLVAAVVLRDLVIVLGASAYYLLLGPYDGQPLISSKINTFLQLFYVFLVLCRQSALPAPAFLIDVVALATLATTLLSGGLYVQIWGRQWLRERGAGGKT